From a single Botrytis cinerea B05.10 chromosome 4, complete sequence genomic region:
- the Bclst8 gene encoding Bclst8: protein MSVILCTAGYDHTIRFWEALSGICSRTIQHPDSQVNRLCISPDKRFLAAAGHHTVKLYDIKSTNPNPLLTFEGHTGNITGVAFHCEGKWMVTSSEDGTVKIWETRSGTVQRSYSHGCPVNDVVIHPNQGEIISCDRGGSVRIWDLAENNCSHQLIPEEDVPVSSVTVATDGSTLCAGTNSGSVYVWQLLQFREKTQLMPITHFKAHNQYITRVLLSPDVKKLATCSADHTAKIWEVDFTALAPNPNQPQTEARAFNLESTLTGHQRWVWDCAFSADSAYLVTACSDHYARLWELHSQSVIRQYNGHHRGLVCVALNDYSEAR from the exons ATGTCCGTTATTCTGTGTACTG CTGGCTACGACCATACAATCAG ATTTTGGGAAGCCCTCTCTGGTATCTGTTCTCGAACAATTCAACACCCTGATTCTCAAGTCAATCGATTATGCATATCCCCAGATAAGCGTTTCTTAGCTGCGGCGGGCCATCATACTGTCAAACTTTATGACATTAAGTCGACCAATCCAAATCCGCTTCTCACATTCGAGGGACATACAGGAAATATTACAGGCGTCGCATTCCATTGCGAAGGGAAATGGATGGTTACAAGCTCTGAGGATGGCACAGTTAAAATCTGGGAGACTCGGAGTGGTACCGTTCAAAGAAGTTATAGTCATGGCTGCCCAGTGAATGATGTAGTGATTCATCCAAATCAAGGTGAAATCATCAGTTGTGATCGCGGAGGTAGTGTTCGTATTTGGGATCTTGCAGAAAATAACTGCTCCCATCAACTTATTCCAGAGGAAGACGTACCTGTTTCCAGTGTCACCGTCGCAACTGATGGATCAACCTTGTGTGCTGGTACTAACTCG GGCAGCGTCTACGTTTGGcagcttcttcaattccgCGAAAAGACCCAGCTTATGCCAATTACTCACTTCAAGGCCCACAACCAGTATATCACTAGagttcttctctctccagaTGTTAAGAAGCTCGCAACATGTAGTGCCGACCATACAGCCAAGATTTGGGAGGTAGACTTTACTGCTCTAGCTCCTAATCCAAACCAGCCTCAAACAGAAGCAAGAGCGTTCAATCTTGAATCAACCCTGACTGGTCATCAAAGATGGGTCTGGGATTGCGCTTTCAGTGCCGATTCGGCTTACCTTGTAACTGCCTGTTCAGATCACTATGCTCGTCTTTGGGAGTTGCATAGTCAATCGGTAATCAGACAATACAATGGTCATCATCGCG GACTCGTTTGCGTCGCTTTGAATGATTATTCTGAAGCCCGTTAA
- the Bclst8 gene encoding Bclst8 has protein sequence MAYQSVLVSGKGDPINILCVLVTAGYDHTIRFWEALSGICSRTIQHPDSQVNRLCISPDKRFLAAAGHHTVKLYDIKSTNPNPLLTFEGHTGNITGVAFHCEGKWMVTSSEDGTVKIWETRSGTVQRSYSHGCPVNDVVIHPNQGEIISCDRGGSVRIWDLAENNCSHQLIPEEDVPVSSVTVATDGSTLCAGTNSGSVYVWQLLQFREKTQLMPITHFKAHNQYITRVLLSPDVKKLATCSADHTAKIWEVDFTALAPNPNQPQTEARAFNLESTLTGHQRWVWDCAFSADSAYLVTACSDHYARLWELHSQSVIRQYNGHHRGLVCVALNDYSEAR, from the exons ATGGCCTATCAATCCGTTCTCGTATCCGGAAAAGGAGACCCTATTAACATTCTTTGCGTTCTTGTTACAGCTGGCTACGACCATACAATCAG ATTTTGGGAAGCCCTCTCTGGTATCTGTTCTCGAACAATTCAACACCCTGATTCTCAAGTCAATCGATTATGCATATCCCCAGATAAGCGTTTCTTAGCTGCGGCGGGCCATCATACTGTCAAACTTTATGACATTAAGTCGACCAATCCAAATCCGCTTCTCACATTCGAGGGACATACAGGAAATATTACAGGCGTCGCATTCCATTGCGAAGGGAAATGGATGGTTACAAGCTCTGAGGATGGCACAGTTAAAATCTGGGAGACTCGGAGTGGTACCGTTCAAAGAAGTTATAGTCATGGCTGCCCAGTGAATGATGTAGTGATTCATCCAAATCAAGGTGAAATCATCAGTTGTGATCGCGGAGGTAGTGTTCGTATTTGGGATCTTGCAGAAAATAACTGCTCCCATCAACTTATTCCAGAGGAAGACGTACCTGTTTCCAGTGTCACCGTCGCAACTGATGGATCAACCTTGTGTGCTGGTACTAACTCG GGCAGCGTCTACGTTTGGcagcttcttcaattccgCGAAAAGACCCAGCTTATGCCAATTACTCACTTCAAGGCCCACAACCAGTATATCACTAGagttcttctctctccagaTGTTAAGAAGCTCGCAACATGTAGTGCCGACCATACAGCCAAGATTTGGGAGGTAGACTTTACTGCTCTAGCTCCTAATCCAAACCAGCCTCAAACAGAAGCAAGAGCGTTCAATCTTGAATCAACCCTGACTGGTCATCAAAGATGGGTCTGGGATTGCGCTTTCAGTGCCGATTCGGCTTACCTTGTAACTGCCTGTTCAGATCACTATGCTCGTCTTTGGGAGTTGCATAGTCAATCGGTAATCAGACAATACAATGGTCATCATCGCG GACTCGTTTGCGTCGCTTTGAATGATTATTCTGAAGCCCGTTAA
- the Bclst8 gene encoding Bclst8 has translation MSVILCTAGYDHTIRFWEALSGICSRTIQHPDSQVNRLCISPDKRFLAAAGHHTVKLYDIKSTNPNPLLTFEGHTGNITGVAFHCEGKWMVTSSEDGTVKIWETRSGTVQRSYSHGCPVNDVVIHPNQGEIISCDRGGSVRIWDLAENNCSHQLIPEEDVPVSSVTVATDGSTLCAGTNSGSVYVWQLLQFREKTQLMPITHFKAHNQYITRVLLSPDVKKLATCSADHTAKIWEVDFTALAPNPNQPQTEARAFNLESTLTGHQRWVWDCAFSADSAYLVTACSDHYARLWELHSQSVIRQYNGHHRGTSTLFQTYPHSAPSDRYLL, from the exons ATGTCCGTTATTCTGTGTACTG CTGGCTACGACCATACAATCAG ATTTTGGGAAGCCCTCTCTGGTATCTGTTCTCGAACAATTCAACACCCTGATTCTCAAGTCAATCGATTATGCATATCCCCAGATAAGCGTTTCTTAGCTGCGGCGGGCCATCATACTGTCAAACTTTATGACATTAAGTCGACCAATCCAAATCCGCTTCTCACATTCGAGGGACATACAGGAAATATTACAGGCGTCGCATTCCATTGCGAAGGGAAATGGATGGTTACAAGCTCTGAGGATGGCACAGTTAAAATCTGGGAGACTCGGAGTGGTACCGTTCAAAGAAGTTATAGTCATGGCTGCCCAGTGAATGATGTAGTGATTCATCCAAATCAAGGTGAAATCATCAGTTGTGATCGCGGAGGTAGTGTTCGTATTTGGGATCTTGCAGAAAATAACTGCTCCCATCAACTTATTCCAGAGGAAGACGTACCTGTTTCCAGTGTCACCGTCGCAACTGATGGATCAACCTTGTGTGCTGGTACTAACTCG GGCAGCGTCTACGTTTGGcagcttcttcaattccgCGAAAAGACCCAGCTTATGCCAATTACTCACTTCAAGGCCCACAACCAGTATATCACTAGagttcttctctctccagaTGTTAAGAAGCTCGCAACATGTAGTGCCGACCATACAGCCAAGATTTGGGAGGTAGACTTTACTGCTCTAGCTCCTAATCCAAACCAGCCTCAAACAGAAGCAAGAGCGTTCAATCTTGAATCAACCCTGACTGGTCATCAAAGATGGGTCTGGGATTGCGCTTTCAGTGCCGATTCGGCTTACCTTGTAACTGCCTGTTCAGATCACTATGCTCGTCTTTGGGAGTTGCATAGTCAATCGGTAATCAGACAATACAATGGTCATCATCGCGGTACATCTACATTGTTTCAAACATACCCCCACAGTGCCCCTTCTGACCGATATCTACTATAG
- the Bclst8 gene encoding Bclst8, producing the protein MAYQSVLVSGKGDPINILCVLVTAGYDHTIRFWEALSGICSRTIQHPDSQVNRLCISPDKRFLAAAGHHTVKLYDIKSTNPNPLLTFEGHTGNITGVAFHCEGKWMVTSSEDGTVKIWETRSGTVQRSYSHGCPVNDVVIHPNQGEIISCDRGGSVRIWDLAENNCSHQLIPEEDVPVSSVTVATDGSTLCAGTNSGSVYVWQLLQFREKTQLMPITHFKAHNQYITRVLLSPDVKKLATCSADHTAKIWEVDFTALAPNPNQPQTEARAFNLESTLTGHQRWVWDCAFSADSAYLVTACSDHYARLWELHSQSVIRQYNGHHRGTSTLFQTYPHSAPSDRYLL; encoded by the exons ATGGCCTATCAATCCGTTCTCGTATCCGGAAAAGGAGACCCTATTAACATTCTTTGCGTTCTTGTTACAGCTGGCTACGACCATACAATCAG ATTTTGGGAAGCCCTCTCTGGTATCTGTTCTCGAACAATTCAACACCCTGATTCTCAAGTCAATCGATTATGCATATCCCCAGATAAGCGTTTCTTAGCTGCGGCGGGCCATCATACTGTCAAACTTTATGACATTAAGTCGACCAATCCAAATCCGCTTCTCACATTCGAGGGACATACAGGAAATATTACAGGCGTCGCATTCCATTGCGAAGGGAAATGGATGGTTACAAGCTCTGAGGATGGCACAGTTAAAATCTGGGAGACTCGGAGTGGTACCGTTCAAAGAAGTTATAGTCATGGCTGCCCAGTGAATGATGTAGTGATTCATCCAAATCAAGGTGAAATCATCAGTTGTGATCGCGGAGGTAGTGTTCGTATTTGGGATCTTGCAGAAAATAACTGCTCCCATCAACTTATTCCAGAGGAAGACGTACCTGTTTCCAGTGTCACCGTCGCAACTGATGGATCAACCTTGTGTGCTGGTACTAACTCG GGCAGCGTCTACGTTTGGcagcttcttcaattccgCGAAAAGACCCAGCTTATGCCAATTACTCACTTCAAGGCCCACAACCAGTATATCACTAGagttcttctctctccagaTGTTAAGAAGCTCGCAACATGTAGTGCCGACCATACAGCCAAGATTTGGGAGGTAGACTTTACTGCTCTAGCTCCTAATCCAAACCAGCCTCAAACAGAAGCAAGAGCGTTCAATCTTGAATCAACCCTGACTGGTCATCAAAGATGGGTCTGGGATTGCGCTTTCAGTGCCGATTCGGCTTACCTTGTAACTGCCTGTTCAGATCACTATGCTCGTCTTTGGGAGTTGCATAGTCAATCGGTAATCAGACAATACAATGGTCATCATCGCGGTACATCTACATTGTTTCAAACATACCCCCACAGTGCCCCTTCTGACCGATATCTACTATAG